Genomic DNA from Anabaena sphaerica FACHB-251:
GGTTTGTTGGTTAATAGGGTTGCTTGTACTTGTTGTAGTCAGTTCTCTTTATCCCCGTGTGACTAAATATAATGTATTTGCAGAAATAGAAAAACGCAATAACCCCGCTGCTGGTGTCGCTTTAGCAGGGTTATTAATTGCTACTGGTAATATTGTGAGAGTGGCTTTTTATCCGGAGTTTACCAATTGGTTGGTTAGTTTTACTCAATATGGTTTAACTCTAGTATTTTGCTTGCTTTCTTTAGTCGGAATTCGTTGGTTAGCAGATTTGATTTTAGTTCCTGGTGTGAAAATTTCTGATGAAATTGTTAATCAAGAAATACCTAATGTGGGTGCTGGTTTAATAGAGGCTTTTGCTTATATTGCTGCTTCTTTTTTAATTGCTTGGTGTTTTTAACAGTTAGGGGTTTAGGGGTGTACCTGATGTTGATTATTGCACTGGTTTGATGCCAAGTTGCCACAGCATATTTATAGTTTGAAGGTACTGCGAAACTTTTTCATAGTTATCATTAATGATCCCATGATCGCGTGAATTAATGGATGCAACTTCAGCTGACCAAGGATCATCAAGTGATTGTGTTATTTCTTCAATAGCTTGTTGATACCTAGATAGCCACTTTTTACCAGCTTCTTCAACAGTCTGTTCAGAAACTAGCAGTGTGAAACTGCCTTTCCGTTCTCCAACAATAATAGCGGGTGTGATGAGTCCTGCGAAATAAAGCAACTTAACAACTTCAATTACCCTGATATCGTGATCTTCATCCCAAATAATAGCTAAATCATGGTAAACAGGCTTGGTCAATGGATGCTGCAAGTTGTCATGCCAAACAACAGATCGAAGCACAGAATAATGCGAACCCCGACCCAAATAACCTGTTGGTGCAACTTCATCGTGAAGAGTTTTGAAGAATTCTAAATACTTGTTCATTGCAACTCTTTTCGAGAGTGTAGTGGTTTCGTCCACAAATGAATTGATTTCGTCAATACATTGTTTCACTGTAAGTATAGCAAATAAAAACTATTTTAGGAATTACGTAAAATCTCTCTCAAAACCTCTTTCCTTCGTGTTCTTCGTTCCTTCGTGGTTCATTCTTCTGTGACTTGTGGGTTCTAAGCTATGATGTATTTTTTTACTCAGTAATAGATAAATAATGCCAATTATTCAGATATTCATAACTACTAATTTCTTGTGTGAGTATCTGTGTCAAAAGTCGCGCTTTGGCTAAATTATCTTTTTGATAATCACAGATATGAATATCAATTGTTACTTTACTTTCTTCTGGCCAAAAGTGTAAGGCTATGTGAGATTCTGCTAATAAAATTACTGCTGATACTCCCTGTGGTTGAAATGCAAAACTCACTTCACCTATTACAGTTAGTTCAGCAGAATTAGCTGCATTTTTTAAAACTTCGATAAAATCTGGTTTCTGCCAATTAAAAACAATCTGTGAAACTGGTAAAATTGCAGAAAAATGATGAGACTTAATCACTATTCCCTCGCTGTCACCTGTCACCTGTCACCTATTTAACAGGCTTAATGGTGTATTTTGATGCAAAATCTGCTACTTCTCCGGCACTAACCATACCTCTGTATAACAAAGCACTTACTTCTGCTCTGGTAGCAGGTTTTTTACCATTCAGCAATTTTACATTAGGATAGTTGACAATTACACCATTTTGTGTTAATGCTGCAATAAATTCTCGATGTTCGCTTCTAATACTGGAGGCATCGCTATAAATTGATAATATATTTTTTGTTGAACCGGTAAATTTATAATTCAATCCTTTTGCTAGGGTGATCAAAATATCTAGGCGGGTAAGTTTTTGTGTGGGGTTGAAGTCTCTGCTACCAAGGACGGTGAAAAAGCCCATTTCGTAAGTTTCGCGGATGGCATCGTAAGCCCAATAATCTTGAGGAACATCTCGAAAAGCGATCGCATTTCGCACTTTACTTTTGATAAATGTCTTTTGCAACAGGGCGGCTAGTTGGGCGCGAGTGACTGGGGCATTAGGACGAAATGTACCATCGGGATAACCATCAATTATTTCCATCGCTGCCAATTCTGCGATGTAATCTCTAGCCCAGTAATTTTTGGGAATATCAGAAAATGTAACTCGGATATTTTTAGCTACTCCTACTTCCCGATATTTACCCAACAACTGGTGCAGTTGAAATGTGGAGTTGTTGCTAAGTTGGCTTAACTGTACCAAACTCCCAGGAGTCGCAGTCAAGGCTTTGGCTAAGTTAGGATCAACTGTGTTAATGGTTTTACCAGCTAAGGCAAATTCACCTTCACTAAAGGAGATAGGATATACGCTGGTAGTAGCAACGTTAGCAAAACCAGCAGCTTGGTATTGAGCAATATTGATATTTTCGGAACTGGTGAGGAAAGTAACTTTTTGATTGCTAAGTTCTGTAAAGTAGTCGAAATTGGCGGTGCTATCTCTGTCAACGATACCATCTTCATTGGCATCTGTGCCATAAAAGACTCGCACTACTGGATATTCGCTTGGGTTGGCTGATAAAATTAGGTTGACGGCTGTATGGTCAGGTAAACAAGCAAATTCGGTGTAGCCTATAAAACGGTTGTTTGTATCATACAATCGGACAACGATGCGATCGCCCAATTTAAAACCATTCACAAACTTGGCTTTTTGCTTAATTTTATATTTGTAATCTCCTAAAAATCTTTCTTTGTGATATTTATCACCATATTTACCCTTGATAGAAATTCGGGCAATTACTTCGGAAACTGTGCCGCCTGGTTGCCAAATATACAAACTAAATCCTGATTTTTCCCTCTTTACAGAAGCAGTCGGACTGACATTTTCCCCTTCAGGAGTTGTTGTCGTATCTATATCTACTTCTTCACGAGAATT
This window encodes:
- a CDS encoding S-adenosylmethionine decarboxylase: MTGDSEGIVIKSHHFSAILPVSQIVFNWQKPDFIEVLKNAANSAELTVIGEVSFAFQPQGVSAVILLAESHIALHFWPEESKVTIDIHICDYQKDNLAKARLLTQILTQEISSYEYLNNWHYLSITE
- a CDS encoding S-layer homology domain-containing protein — protein: MILSKLTHLSKVLIGSVSVMAVLPIHSTLAASDLSVVSATIPSKPSHDHQQLLSQKNSREEVDIDTTTTPEGENVSPTASVKREKSGFSLYIWQPGGTVSEVIARISIKGKYGDKYHKERFLGDYKYKIKQKAKFVNGFKLGDRIVVRLYDTNNRFIGYTEFACLPDHTAVNLILSANPSEYPVVRVFYGTDANEDGIVDRDSTANFDYFTELSNQKVTFLTSSENINIAQYQAAGFANVATTSVYPISFSEGEFALAGKTINTVDPNLAKALTATPGSLVQLSQLSNNSTFQLHQLLGKYREVGVAKNIRVTFSDIPKNYWARDYIAELAAMEIIDGYPDGTFRPNAPVTRAQLAALLQKTFIKSKVRNAIAFRDVPQDYWAYDAIRETYEMGFFTVLGSRDFNPTQKLTRLDILITLAKGLNYKFTGSTKNILSIYSDASSIRSEHREFIAALTQNGVIVNYPNVKLLNGKKPATRAEVSALLYRGMVSAGEVADFASKYTIKPVK